One stretch of Manis pentadactyla isolate mManPen7 chromosome 10, mManPen7.hap1, whole genome shotgun sequence DNA includes these proteins:
- the PMM2 gene encoding phosphomannomutase 2 isoform X1, with the protein MAAPGPALCLFDVDGTLTAPRQKITKEMDGFLQKLRRRIKIGVVGGSDFEKVQEQLGHDVIEKYDYVFPENGLVAYKDGKFLCKQNIQGYLGEALIQDLINYCLSYIAKIKLPKKRGTFIEFRNGMLNVSPVGRSCSQEERIEFYELDKKENIRKKFVADLQKEFAGKGLTFSIGGQISFDVFPDGWDKRYCLGHVENDGFKTIYFFGDKTMPGGNDHEIFTDPRTVGYTVAAPEDTRRICEELFS; encoded by the exons AAAATTACCAAAGAAATGGATGGCTTTCTACAAAAACTGAGGCGGAGGATCAAAATCGGAGTAGTAGGCGGGTCGGACTTTGAGAAAGTACAGGAGCAACTGGGACATGATG TGATTGAAAAATACGattatgtgtttccagaaaatggCTTGGTAGCATACAAAGATGGAAAATTCTTGTGTAAGCAG AATATTCAGGGTTACCTGGGCGAGGCCCTCATCCAAGACTTAATCAACTACTGTCTGAGCTACATTGCGAAAATTAAACTCCCGAAGAAGAG GGGCACCTTTATCGAATTCCGGAATGGGATGTTGAACGTGTCCCCCGTCGGAAGAAGCTGCAGCCAGGAAGAACGCATTGAGTTCTATGAACTTGATAAA aaggaaaatataagaaagaaattTGTGGCGGATCTGCAGAAAGAGTTTGCAGGAAAAGGCCTCACGTTTTCCATAG GAGGCCAGATCAGCTTTGATGTCTTTCCTGATGGATGGGACAAGCGGTATTGCCTGGGACATGTGGAAAATGACGGCTTTAAGACCATTTATTTCTTTGGAGACAAGACCATGCCA GGCGGCAACGACCACGAGATCTTCACGGACCCGAGGACCGTGGGCTACACCGTGGCGGCACCCGAGGACACGCGCAGGATCTGTGAAGAGCTCTTCTCGTGA